The following DNA comes from Vicinamibacteria bacterium.
CGCGGAGCTGGCGCTCAGCAAGGAAGCCCTTCTCCTGGAGGTCGCGCGTCGTCAGCAAGCGGAGGCGGAGCTCGGCAGCCTTTCCGACCAGGACCCGCTCACCGGCCTCCCCGGTCGCCGCCTCCTGAACGATCGTTTCTCGGTGGCGGTCGCGCATGCCATCCGGCAGAGGCAGAAGCTGGCCCTCCTCCTCCTCGACCTCGACGGTCTCGCCGAGATCAACGAGAAATGGGGACGCGGCGTGGGAGACGACCTCATCCGCAGCATGGGCGCCCTCCTGGAGCGCACCCTCCGCCAGGGCGACACCATCGCCCGTCTAGGGGGCGACGATTTCACGGTCCTCCTACCGGGAGTAAAGAAGGACGAAGACGTGGCCGTGATCGCGGAAAAGCTGCGCCTGGCCCTCCGCAACCCCTTCAGCATCGGGGGGCGCGAACTGACCGCTACCGCCAGCATCGGGATCGCGCTGCACCCCGACGACGGACCCGACATCGAGAGCCTGCTCAGGTGTGCGCACATCGCCCTGGGGAGGGCCAAGGGGAAGGGGGGGGACTCCTACGACATCCACGCTCCCCGCTCCAGCGCGGTCGCGGCCGAGCGCCTGGCCCTGGAGAGCGCGCTGCGCAAGGCCCTCGTGCAGCAGGCTCTCTCCCTCGTCTACCAGCCCATCGTGGCCTGCGAGACGGGGGTCATCGTGGGGGTGGAGGCCCTGCTCCGCTGGCGCAATCCCGACCAGCAGACGCTGGCCGCGGCCGACTTCGTCCCCCTCGCCGACGCCACCGGCCTCTCCGTCCCCCTGGGCCAGTGGGCGCTGCGGAACGCCTGCTTGCAGGCCAAGGCCTGGCTGGACGCCGGCCACACCGGCATCGTGATCACGGTCAACGTGTCCCCCCGGCAACTCCAGCACCCGTCCCTGGTCAAGCTCGTGAAGCGCGCTCTGGAGGAGACCCGCCTGCCCGCCACCGCCCTGGAGCTGGAGGTCCCGGAGGCGGAGCTCGCAAGGAGCCCCCGGCACTCCATCGACCGCCTGGCCGAGCTCAAGGAGCTCGGGTTGCGCATCTCCATCGACGACTTCGGGGTGGGCGACTCCGTGCTCTCCCAGCTCCACCGCTATCCCGTGGACTCGCTCAAGATCGACGGGGCCGTCATCCGCGACATCGCGACCGACCGCAACCGGGAGGCGGTGGCCACGGCCGCCATCGCCCTCGCCCGCGCCCGCAAACTCAAGGTGGTAGCGGAGGGGGTGGAGACGGAGGCCCAGCGGGTGCTGCTCGCGCGCTGGCAGTGCGACCGGATCCAGGGCAATCTCATCGGGCCCCCCGTGGCGGCCGCGGAGATAGAGACCCTGCTCGCGCGCCAGAAGCGAACGGCCCTCGCGGGCCCGCAGTGAGGAGCGCTCTCAGACGGTAAGGCGCAGATTCCCGCCCCGCGCCTGCTCGCGGATCTTCTGCAGGACCATGTGCTCGATCTCCCGAAAGCGGTCGGTCTGCTTCAGCTCCTCCGTCCGGTGGAGGGGGAGGTCCACCGGCACCTCGTCCACGATGGTCCCCGGCCCCGAGGACAGGATGTGGATCTTGTCGGCCAGGTAGACGGCCTCCGGAATGTCGTGGGTCACGAAGAGGATCGTCCCTTCGAGCTCCTCCCAGAGCTCGTTGATCAGGTTCTGCATGCCCAGGCGGATCTGCACGTCGAGGGCGCCGAAGGGCTCGTCCATGAGGATGATCTGGGGCTTCACGGCCAGGGTGCGGGCGATGGCCACCCTCTGACGCATCCCTCCCGAGAGCTGTCCGGGATACTTGCTCTCCGTCCCCCCGAGCCCCACCTTCTTGATCCAGGTGCGGGCGACCTTCTCCCGCTCGTCACGCGGGACCCCCCGGAGCTTGAGGCCGAAGGCCACGTTTTCGAGCACGGTCAGCCAGGGGTAGGAGCTGTAGCCCTGGAAGACCATGCCCCGGTCGGGGCCGGGGCCCAGAATCGGCTGCTGGCGGAGCAGGACCTCCCCGCTGGTGGCGGGAAAGAGCCCGGCCACGATGTTGAGGACGGTGCTCTTGCCGCAGCCCGAAGGTCCCAAGAAGACCCGGAACTCGCCACGGTCGGGAAGGTCGGGCACGATCAGGTTCACGTCCTTTATGGCGTGAAACTCCTGGCCGTCCGGGTTTACGAAGGTCTTGCTGACCTTGCGCAGCTCCAGGATATTGGTGCCGGGGACGTGGGCGGCGGGCATCACGCCCTCCCCGAGAAGAGCCGGTGGTTGATCCAGCGCAGGATCTGGTCCGAGAGCACCCCGATCCCCAGGATGACGAGGACGAGGGCGAATATCTGGTCCACGTGGGAGCGCTTGCCGGCCACGGTGATGAGCGCGCCCAGGCCATAGGGTGCGTTGATGACCTCGGCCAGGATCACGTAAGTCCAGCCGATGCCGTTCATGACCCGCAGGGCCTCGCCGATGCTGGGCAGGCTGGCGGGGATCAGGACCAGGTTCACGATCTGCCAGCGCGACGCCCCCAGGGTGGTCGCGGTCTGGAGATAGACTTCGTCGACCTTCTCCACCGCCTCCACCACCAGGGGCAGCAGGTAAACGACCGTCCCCATGAAGAGGAACGTGATCTTCTGCGTCTCTTCGATGCCGAACCAGACGATGGTGAGGGGGACGAGGGCGGAGATGGGGAGGAACCGCAGGGGCTCCAGAATGGGGGAAAAGAAGTGCTTCAGGGGGGGAAAGGTCCCCATGAGGAGGCCGAGGGGTATGGCCACCGCGGCCGCGAGGACGAAGCCCATGGTGACGCGGTAGAGGCTCCAGCCCGCGCTGCGCACGAGGGCCTCTTCGAAATGCAGAACGGGGAAGGCCCGGAGCACTTCGGTGGGGGAGGGCAGGATGACGGCGGGCACCATGCCGGTGTAGGTCAGCAGGCACCAGGCCCCGAAGAAGGTTGCCACCCCGCCCAGGGCAAGGCTCCGGGCCCGGGTGTTGGTGACCGGCTCCCGGACCTCCATCAACGGGGGATGATCTCGAAGTCGGTGCGCCGGTTCTTGGCCCGGCCTTCCTCGGAGTCGTTGCCGGCCACGGGCTTGTCGGGCCCGTTGCCCACCACGTCGAACTTGTTCCGATCAAAGCCCTTGCCGATCAGGAAATGGGCCACCGCTTCCGCGCGGCCGCGCGAGAGCTTCATGTTGCTGTCGCGGTTCCCCACGTTGTCGGTGTTCCCGGCGATGCGCAGGTAGGCGCTGCCGAAAGTGGCGGCGAGGTCCACGACCTGGGTATCGAGCACGGCCTTGGCGTTCTCATCCAGGGTTGCCGAACCGCTGGGGAAGTAGATGGAGACGGTCTTGGTCAGGATAGAGGTCCCCTTCTGGGGCGGCGTCTTGAACTCGAACTCCGGCTTGGCGGGTGCGGCCGCGGCCTCCGGGAAGAACTCCCCTGCGCCCTCCAGGAAGCGCGTGTCCACGGTCTGGTAGGGTTCGTAGACGTCCTTGATCTCGCCGATCCGGCGCCAGATGCCCTGCGCGGTCTTGTAGATCCCGTGGTAGTTCACGAGTGAGCCCTGGGGGTTGAAGAAGGCGCGGTTCTCCCCGTAGTTCGGGAGCTTCACGTCGGTCAGCATGCTCTTCGCGTCGTCCAGGGAGACCCCGGAGAAGCTCTTGGAGAGGAGGACCGCGGTCTTCTCGGGATTGACGCCGGCCTGGTCCACGCCCTTGAGCCAGCCCGCGACGAAGCGGCGCACATCCTCCGGGTGCTGTTCGAGGAAGTCGCCCCGGGCCACGAAGATATCCGCGATCAGGTTGGTGGCCTCGCGGGTCGAGGTCAGGATGTGGCCGCCGGACCGCTCGCGGGCGGCCACGTACACGTCCGGCGACCAGCTCACCGCGGCGTCGACCTTGCCCGCCTTGAAGACGTTGGCGGCCTCCACCGCGGAGTCGGTGAAGATGAAGGTCACGTCGTGGCTGGTCAAGCCACCCTGGGTCAGCACGTAGAGGGCGAAGTAGTGGGAGGGGGTGGCCTTGGCGCAGGCGATTTTCTTCCCCTTGAGGTCAGCCACGCTCTTGATGGAGGCGTCGACGGCGATGGCATCCCCGCCCCGGCTCCAGTCGTACTGCAGGATGGCCTTGGGGTTCAGCCGCAGGAGGCCGCCGTACTCGAGGGCGTAGGCGTCCACCGTGGACCACATGATGTCGACGCCACCCTTGTCCCCGCCGGCCCGGAAGGCGTCGCGGGACTTGGCGAAGTCGTCGATGACCAGGAGCTCGACCTGGATCCCGAATTCCTTGGAGAAGAGGCAGTCCCGGTTGGGCGGAAACCCGCCGTTGGCCACGATCCCGCCCGCATAGCCGCCCCAGGTCACGATCGCGACCTTGATGGGCCGGTTGAGGCGGGAGCCGCCCGAGGGCGCCCCTTTCGACGCCGGGGGCGGGGCGGGGTTGCTCTCCCCCGTGGGCGGGGGCCCGAAGTCATCCTTTGAGATTGTCCCTTCCGCCCGCTTGTCGGGGGCGACCACGGAGGCGACGCGGTGCAGAACCCCGTAGTGGTAGAGCCCATAACCAATGAGGGCGAGGCCGGAAAGTACGATGAGGATGCGGCCGAGGGGGGTCAGTTGTCGCGCCATGGGCTCGATCTCCGCTCCGGCTCCGGGCTCACGCCCGGTCCGGCTTGTCGGGGGATGGGGAGGGCGACGCCGGAGGTGACGTCGTAATGGGGTTGGGCGCGCCCTCCAGGAAGGGCGCCACCACGTCGTGGAGACGCTCTTCTTCGCGCCGTTTCCGGGTCTGGAGCTGGAGGAAGGTCCGGCTCGCCTCTTCCTCGGCCTTCTTCAGGCCCTCCATCTCCGCGTTCTTCGCCTTCAGTAACGCATCCATCTCGGTCTTGAGGGCGGCGATCCGCGCCTGGGAGCGGGTGCGCAGCTCCTCGAGCTCGCGGCGCTTGCTTTCCTCGAAGGCATCAAGGGCCTTGTCGCGCAGGACCGCGTCCTCGATCACGTCCCGCATGGGCACGCCCGCCGTCTCCAGGGCGGTCAGGACGGCGGCGGCCTTCACGTCCCGGCCGAGGGTGGCCAGGCGCTTGCTCTCCAGCATCTCCCCCACCCGGTCCACGCCGTACCCGTGCGGGCGCAGCTCGATCCCGGCCTCCTTGTAGACGGCCGCGAAGTCCGCCACATCCGCCGCGACCTCGGAGCGGGCCACGGGTTTGGGCTCGGAGGCCGCGAAGGCCTCGGGCCCCAGGTCGCGCTCGGAGGCGGGCGCCTCCGCGGGCAACGGGCTATCGGTGTCGGTGACGATCAAGCGGACGCCTTTCCCCACCAAGTCTTTCAGCTTGCTCATGGCGCGCGCTCTCCGGGAGGTACGCGGAAGCTTGTCGCACTCTCCCCCGCCATGTCAAGGTTCGACGGTGTAACATCCCCACCGTGACCCGGCCGCTCGTGAGTCGAGAAGACCTTCTCCCCGTCCTTTCCGCCCACCGGGGCCACGAGGCCCTCCGTGCGGCCTTCGAGGGGGCGACCGAGCCGGGGGCCTTTCTTTCCCTGCTCGGGCGCTATGTCCAGTTCAACTCCGCCTTCGGGCCGGGCCTCGCCAGCCTGGCCGGCCAGATCGCGGCCCGCCAAGGCCTATTCCGCGACCCCGACGAGCCCGTCCACATCCTGGCCGACCGGGCGGCGGAGGTGGCGGCGGACTTCTTCTACGCCGCGGTCGACGAGTTCGACGACCGCGCCACTCCCTGGCGCGACACCCACCGCACCCTGGCCCAGGCCACCGTGAAGGGGGCGGGGCAGTTCTTCGGATACTCCCCGGGGCAGCTGAACGACGTGATCCACATCAACCGGGCGACGGAGGCGGCGCAGGCTCGGGTGTGGGAGGGCTACGGCCTGGGAGAACGGCTCGAGCAGCCCCGGCTCTTCTCCGGGATGGGTTTTCACGTGGGGAGCGAGATCCTGGCCGATGAGGAGTTCGTGATCATCGATCGCGTGCTCCGCGCGCGCCGCCCGGAGCTCGTGGCCGCCCTCGAGGGCATGCGGCTGGAGATCCTGGGGGAGAAGCACAACGGGTACTACTGGATCCGGATCCACACCGGGGTGGAGGCCGAGCACTTCGACGCCGCTCTCAAGGGGGTGAATAAGGCCCTCCGTTTCTACTCAGGGGCCCACGAGGCCGAGGAAGTGAAGCACTGGATCCTCGGCGGCTTTGCCCACTTCGCCCACGTCCAGTCCGAGTTCATGGACTGCCTCCCCGAGCCCTGACCCGCCCCCTCAGCGCGGGGGTGGGGGAGGAAGGGACTCGAAGGGCACGTCGAGGATGGGATAGCGACGGCAGTCGCGGTGGTTGAAGTGCCACCACTCGTTGCGATCGACCACGAACTCTTCCTTCTCCATGGCCGCCCGCAAAAGGTCGCGCCGCGCCCTCTGATCCGGGGTGCCGCCCGGGTAGCCGGGCGACGCCCGTGGCGACATCTCGTCGTAGCCGCTCGGCATCTCCACCCCCTGGCCGCTCAGAAGGTCGAAGAGGGAAAGGTCCACCGCGCAACCGCGGTTGTGGTTCGAGCCCCGAGCGGGGTTGGCCACGAAGGCTCGCTGATCGGGCGGGCTCAGATCCCAGAAGAGCTTGGTCACGGACCAGGGACGGTAGCCGTCGAAGACCAGAAGCCCGAGCCCCCTGGCCTTTAGGGCGCGGTGGACCCGGAGGAGGGCCTCGGCCACGGGTCGCTGCAAGAAGGCGCGGGCCTGGGCGTAAACGGCTCGTCTCGCGAGGTTGTCAGGCGTCGCGTAGCGGATGTCGAGCCGCACGGTCGGGTCGAGGGACACGAGCTCGACGAGATCGGCTCCCCGGGGCGGCTCGGGGGAGGCGCCGGTGACGCCGCACAGAAGAAACGCCAGGCCGTGGAGTACCCCCATGGGGGCACGTTAACCCGAAAGCCCAAAAAAGAATCAGAGTCGGCGTCCTCGGCCCCCCCGTCATCTCCGGCCGGGCGTTCGCCACAAGTGGCCGGGTCTCGCCTGTGTCACGGCTCTTGCTCTTGTCATCTCTGTCGGCGGTGGCGCCGGCTCCCGGGTTCGGCTGCTTGGGTGTGGCTTGGAGTAGACGCTCTTCGATCAAGAACGAGTCACGACCGTGCCGGTATCCACTTCATGATCAAAGACAACGCTCTTTTGCGTGATACCAGACACATCAAGGAGGGGACTTCCGGCACAAACTCTCCCTTTAGGAATCGTGCGACAGAAGCCGCTGGTGGTTGAGAGCGCAGTGGGTGACAGATGGGTCGTCCGGAATCGGGTCACCGGCGTCATGGAACCAGCCAGTTCGGGTGTCCGGCCAACGAGTCGTCAAGGGCTTGCGGTTGGCACGATTCTTGTAATAGTTGACGCCGCCCAAGGGGCGGAGAGTCGGAGGACAAGTAGAATGACAACGAAGGTGAGAACCGCATCCTTGCTGCTGGCGCTGCTGGCTGCGACCGGCGCCGCCCAAGCCCAGTTCCTGCTGCCGCCCCCACCTCCCCCCACGGCACCGCTCAAGCTGAAGGTCGGGGACGCCACCGTGTTCGGGGGGGTCGGCTTCACCCTGATGACCACGTCCAACGGCGACACCCTTCGTGTCGACCTGGCCCTGGGCCCCATGATGGCCTCCGACAAGGCGATCGCTCTGCAGAAGACCATCGCCGTCTTGGACCCCTGGGGCACTTGGAGAGCCGTCACCTCCGCCGCCGAGCTCACCTTCCAGCACCTGATTGCTGGCACCTGGCAGACCGTCGATTCGATCTCCAACATCACGGATACGACGGGCGGAGGGACCGTGCTCGAGACCGCGGGAGCGGCGGTGGACTTCCACATCGACATCGATCCCACGGCCGTCGCCTCCGGCACGAACGCGATGGGGAACCCCTCCTTCCTTTCGGTTTCCCTCACCGATACGCTCTCCTGGACCTATGCGGTTCAACCGGGCGATACGGCCCAGAGCATTCTGAACCTTTTGCAGGCGTTCCTTGCAACTCAGGGGGGCGCCGGGGTAACCGTTTCCCGGCCGTCGCTGACCACGATTTCCATAAAGCTCCAGTACAACATCTCGTCCCTCACCTGGAACCTCACCGACACGGGGCTGCTCTCGCTGTCGCCCACGGTCGCGGGAGTCGTCGACCGCTAGGATCCCAGGCCCCGCCCCCGGGGCCCCCAGACCTCCGCTCCGCCCGGTTCGGCTTGCCCTCCGCAGCGAAGGGGGGAGGTTTGGCATCCTCGGTGCTATGATTCGCGGACGGTTCTGCGATGACGCGCGGTGCACGGTGGATAGCCGGACTGGGTTTGCTGGTCTGGGCCCGGGCGGGGCCCGCGCTGGCCCTAGATCCGAAGCTCTTTATTACCCAATACGGGCACAGGGTCTGGACGGTCGAGCAGGGCCTTCCCCAGAACTCCGTCTCCGCCATCCTCCAAACGCGTGACGGCCACCTTTGGTTCGGGACCCAGGAGGGGCTCGTCCGCTTCGACGGCGTCCGCTTCGTGGTGTTCGATCAGAAGAACACCCCCGCCTTCAAGGACCCCCGCGCCAACACCCTTTACGAGGACCGGGAAGGCAGCCTCTGGATCGGGACTAAGAGCGGAGGCGTGGTCCGCTTCCAGGCCGGTGTCTTCACCCTCTACGACAAGTCCTCCGGCCTCCCGCACAACGCGGTCCGGTCGATCTACGAGGACCAGAGGGGGCGCCTCTGGGTGGGGACGGAGGGCGGGCTCAGCCGCTTCGAGGAAGGCCGGTTCACCTCCCCCCCGGGCCTGAACGCACGCCCCTACGTGGTCATGGCCATGGCGGAGGCCGAAGGGGGGCTCTGGATCGGCACGGACGGGGACGGCCTGCTGCGGTTGACGGACGCAATCGAGGTCTACACCAAGAAACAGGGTCTGTCGAGTGACCAGGTGCGCTCGTTGCACGTGGGCCGCGACGGGACCCTCTGGATCGGGACCCGGGGCGGGCTCGACCGGTTCAAGGCGGGTCATCTGACGTCCGTGCGGCCGCCTCGGGCAGCCTGGGACGCGGTGGTGGCCCTGCAGGAGGATCGGGACGGCAACCTCTGGGTGGGGATGCGGGGCGGCGGCCTTTTGCGGCGCAACGACGCGGGGTGGAGCGCGTTCGCGGAGAAGGATGGCCTGTCCAGCAACGTTGTTCTCTCCGTCTACGAAGACCGCGAGGGCAGCCTGTGGATCGGAACCGAGGGCGCCGGGCTCAACCGCCTGCGGGACGTCAACTTCACGAGCTGGGGCAAGCCGGAAGG
Coding sequences within:
- a CDS encoding bifunctional diguanylate cyclase/phosphodiesterase; translated protein: MRPVSSRRLILGSGLCAALGGVVLSLAGGDVPPSVAPTFFTLTVAGLLAGLLGARSAPTPDPPLAPTPSAADARPADSPGEEAPPASPPGGPESPEPGAAGPPLEPPALSLLLAHDALEIQVRELSAELALSKEALLLEVARRQQAEAELGSLSDQDPLTGLPGRRLLNDRFSVAVAHAIRQRQKLALLLLDLDGLAEINEKWGRGVGDDLIRSMGALLERTLRQGDTIARLGGDDFTVLLPGVKKDEDVAVIAEKLRLALRNPFSIGGRELTATASIGIALHPDDGPDIESLLRCAHIALGRAKGKGGDSYDIHAPRSSAVAAERLALESALRKALVQQALSLVYQPIVACETGVIVGVEALLRWRNPDQQTLAAADFVPLADATGLSVPLGQWALRNACLQAKAWLDAGHTGIVITVNVSPRQLQHPSLVKLVKRALEETRLPATALELEVPEAELARSPRHSIDRLAELKELGLRISIDDFGVGDSVLSQLHRYPVDSLKIDGAVIRDIATDRNREAVATAAIALARARKLKVVAEGVETEAQRVLLARWQCDRIQGNLIGPPVAAAEIETLLARQKRTALAGPQ
- a CDS encoding ABC transporter ATP-binding protein, translating into MPAAHVPGTNILELRKVSKTFVNPDGQEFHAIKDVNLIVPDLPDRGEFRVFLGPSGCGKSTVLNIVAGLFPATSGEVLLRQQPILGPGPDRGMVFQGYSSYPWLTVLENVAFGLKLRGVPRDEREKVARTWIKKVGLGGTESKYPGQLSGGMRQRVAIARTLAVKPQIILMDEPFGALDVQIRLGMQNLINELWEELEGTILFVTHDIPEAVYLADKIHILSSGPGTIVDEVPVDLPLHRTEELKQTDRFREIEHMVLQKIREQARGGNLRLTV
- a CDS encoding ABC transporter permease — its product is MEVREPVTNTRARSLALGGVATFFGAWCLLTYTGMVPAVILPSPTEVLRAFPVLHFEEALVRSAGWSLYRVTMGFVLAAAVAIPLGLLMGTFPPLKHFFSPILEPLRFLPISALVPLTIVWFGIEETQKITFLFMGTVVYLLPLVVEAVEKVDEVYLQTATTLGASRWQIVNLVLIPASLPSIGEALRVMNGIGWTYVILAEVINAPYGLGALITVAGKRSHVDQIFALVLVILGIGVLSDQILRWINHRLFSGRA
- a CDS encoding phosphate ABC transporter substrate-binding/OmpA family protein, which produces MARQLTPLGRILIVLSGLALIGYGLYHYGVLHRVASVVAPDKRAEGTISKDDFGPPPTGESNPAPPPASKGAPSGGSRLNRPIKVAIVTWGGYAGGIVANGGFPPNRDCLFSKEFGIQVELLVIDDFAKSRDAFRAGGDKGGVDIMWSTVDAYALEYGGLLRLNPKAILQYDWSRGGDAIAVDASIKSVADLKGKKIACAKATPSHYFALYVLTQGGLTSHDVTFIFTDSAVEAANVFKAGKVDAAVSWSPDVYVAARERSGGHILTSTREATNLIADIFVARGDFLEQHPEDVRRFVAGWLKGVDQAGVNPEKTAVLLSKSFSGVSLDDAKSMLTDVKLPNYGENRAFFNPQGSLVNYHGIYKTAQGIWRRIGEIKDVYEPYQTVDTRFLEGAGEFFPEAAAAPAKPEFEFKTPPQKGTSILTKTVSIYFPSGSATLDENAKAVLDTQVVDLAATFGSAYLRIAGNTDNVGNRDSNMKLSRGRAEAVAHFLIGKGFDRNKFDVVGNGPDKPVAGNDSEEGRAKNRRTDFEIIPR
- a CDS encoding M15 family metallopeptidase, giving the protein MGVLHGLAFLLCGVTGASPEPPRGADLVELVSLDPTVRLDIRYATPDNLARRAVYAQARAFLQRPVAEALLRVHRALKARGLGLLVFDGYRPWSVTKLFWDLSPPDQRAFVANPARGSNHNRGCAVDLSLFDLLSGQGVEMPSGYDEMSPRASPGYPGGTPDQRARRDLLRAAMEKEEFVVDRNEWWHFNHRDCRRYPILDVPFESLPPPPPR